A window of the Lagenorhynchus albirostris chromosome 1, mLagAlb1.1, whole genome shotgun sequence genome harbors these coding sequences:
- the LOC132503898 gene encoding LOW QUALITY PROTEIN: ubiquitin-like modifier-activating enzyme 5 (The sequence of the model RefSeq protein was modified relative to this genomic sequence to represent the inferred CDS: inserted 2 bases in 1 codon), protein MAESVERLQQWVEEPERELAQERSRRALGDGDGGGGRACVEKMSPEVVDSNPYSRLMALKRMGIVSDYEKLRTFAVAIVGVGGVGSVTAEMLTRCGIGKLLLFDYDRVELANMNRLFFQPHQAGLSKVQAAEHTLRNINPDVLFEVHNYNVTTVENFERFMNRISNGGLEEGKPVDLVLSCVDSSEARMTINTACNELGQTWMESGVSENAVSGHIQLIIPGESACFVCAPPLVVAANIDEKTXKREDVCAASLPTTMGVVAGILVQNVLKFLLNFGTVSFYLGYNAMQDFFPTMSMKPNPQCDDRNCRKQQEEYKKKVAALPTQEVVQEEEEIIHDDNEWGIQLVPEVSGEELKNSSGPIPDLPEGITVAYTVPPKQEDSVPEVTVEDSGESLEDLMAKMKSM, encoded by the exons ATGGCCGAGTCTGTGGAGCGGCTGCAGCAGTGGGTCGAGGAGCCGGAGCGGGAACTGGCCCAGGAGAGAAGTCGCCGGGCCCTGGGGGACGGCGATGGAGGAGGCGGTCGGGCCTGCGTCGAAAAGATGAGCCCCGAAGTGGTGGATTCCAACCCCTACAGCCGCCTGATGGCATTGAAACGAATGGGAATTGTAAGTGACTATGAGAAACTCCGTACCTTTGCTGTAGCAATAGTGGGTGTTGGTGGAGTTGGCAGTGTGACTGCTGAAATGCTGACAAGATGTGGCATTGGTAAGTTGCTACTCTTTGACTATGACAGGGTGGAACTGGCCAATATGAATAGACTTTTCTTCCAGCCTCATCAAGCAGGATTAAGTAAAGTTCAAGCAGCAGAACATACTTTGAGGAACATTAATCCTGATGTTCTTTTTGAAGTACACAACTACAATGTAACCACAGTAGAAAACTTTGAACGTTTCATGAATAGAATAAGTAATGGTGGATTAGAAGAAGGAAAACCTGTTGACCTAGTTCTTAGCTGTGTGGACAGTTCTGAAGCTCGAATGACAATAAATACAGCTTGTAATGAGCTTGGACAAACATGGATGGAGTCCGGGGTCAGTGAAAATGCAGTTTCAGGGCATATACAGCTCATAATTCCTGGAGAATCTGCTTGTTTTGTGTGTGCTCCACCACTTGTAGTTGCTGCAAATATTGATGAGAAGAC GAAACGGGAAGATGTTTGTGCAGCCAGTCTTCCTACCACTATGGGAGTGGTTGCTGGGATCTTGGTACAAAATGTGTTAAAGTTTCTGTTAAATTTTGGTACTGTTAGTTTTTACCTTGGATACAATGCAATGCAGGATTTTTTCCCTACTATGTCCATGAAGCCAAATCCTCAGTGTGATGACAGAAATTGTAGGAAGCAACAGgaagaatataagaaaaaggTAGCAGCACTGCCCACACAGGAGGTTgttcaagaagaggaagagataataCATGACGACAATGAGTGGGGTATTCAGTTGGTACCTGAGGTTTCAGGAGAGGAACTGAAAAATTCTTCAGGTCCAATTCCTGACTTACCTGAAGGAATTACAGTGGCATATACAGTTCCCCCAAAGCAAGAAGATTCTGTACCTGAAGTAACAGTGGAAGATTCTGGTGAAAGCTTGGAAGACCTCATGGCCAAGATGAAGAGCATGTAA